In Macaca fascicularis isolate 582-1 chromosome 15, T2T-MFA8v1.1, one genomic interval encodes:
- the FAM163B gene encoding protein FAM163B — translation MTAGTVVITGGILATVILLCIIAVLCYCRLQYYCCKKDESEEDEEEPDFAVHSHLPPLHSNRNLVLTNGPALYPTASTSFSQKSPQARALCRSCSHCEPPAFFLQEPPEEEEDVLNGGERVLYKSVSQEDVELPAGGFGGLQALNPNRLSAMREAFARSRSISTDV, via the exons ATGACAGCCGGGACCGTGGTCATCACCGGGGGCATCTTGGCGACTGTGATTCTGCTCTGCATCATCGCTGTTCTGTGCTACTGTCGGCTCCAG TACTACTGCTGCAAGAAGGACGAGtcggaggaggacgaggaggagccGGACTTCGCCGTTCACTCGCACCtgcccccactgcactccaaccgcAACCTGGTGCTGACCAACGGGCCGGCGCTCTACCCCACTGCCTCCACCTCCTTCAGCCAGAAGTCTCCGCAGGCCCGGGCCCTGTGCCGCAGCTGCTCCCACTGCGAGCCCCCCGCCTTCTTCCTGCAGGAGCCGCCGGAGGAGGAAGAGGACGTGCTGAACGGCGGGGAGCGCGTGCTCTACAAGAGCGTGAGCCAGGAGGACGTGGAGCTGCCCGCGGGGGGCTTCGGGGGCCTGCAGGCGCTCAACCCCAACCGCCTCTCGGCCATGCGGGAGGCCTTCGCCCGGAGCCGCAGCATCAGCACCGATGTGTGA